The Kwoniella dendrophila CBS 6074 chromosome 3, complete sequence genome contains a region encoding:
- a CDS encoding protein disulfide-isomerase domain, which yields MLLTLPLAIAAALLPFAQAGMYGQPVLNLDAKSFKQAMATEHAAMVAFVAPWCGHCKNLGPEFTSAASSLSPLIPFYAIDCDDSKNKGLCGEYQIQGFPTIKSFSKGLKGAIKDYQGERKKGALIEYAKNLIPDKVKKLRLEKQGKENDLISSFLKDKPTLPHVLLVHPSAPSIPFLWKVLAHRLSGKMHLGFVKDTTSHSLLSSLGVYDAADTTRDATRIVAWPAEATSKDGLTEYEGAMKFNALLEWLQFQLSGETSTSNDSEQVPKKQRPYAYPTDGDADVHNNGDNTEEPAKEERSVKSEALKRKAKLDEAERRDKERREKAQAKLKAKSTEQSNENDKEELGGGGSSTVDAPDAVPEESVGQVKVSGEAAIKEEEEAAGPVPELSPSVSDDDDVVEKTSIPHEEL from the exons ATGCTGCTCACCTTGCCTCTTGCCATAGCGGCGGCATTACTTCCTTTTGCTCAAGCCGGAATGTATGGTCAACCGGTACTGAATCTTGATGCGAAATCGTTTAAACAAGCTATGGCCACTGAACATGCCGCT ATGGTAGCATTTGTCGCACCATGGTGTGGACATTGTAAGAATTTAGGACCCGAATTTACATCAGCTGCATCATCcttatcacctttaataccATTTTATGCAATAGATTGTGATGATTCaaaaaataaaggtttatgtggtgaatatcaaattcaaggtTTCCCAActataaaatcattttcaaaaggtttaaaaggtgcaataaaagattatcaaggtgaaaggaaaaaaggtGCATTGATTGAATATGCTAAGAACTTAATTCCGGATAAAGTAAAAAAATTGAGATTGGAgaaacaaggtaaagaaaatgATCTAATAAGCTCTTTCTTAAAAGAT AAGCCTACTCTACCACATGTCTTACTTGTTCATCCTTCAGCACCTTCAATTCCTTTCTTGTGGAAAGTTTTAGCACATAGATTATCTGGGAAG ATGCACCTTGGTTTCGTGAAGGATACGACATCGCACTCGCTCTTATCTTCTCTCGGTGTTTACGATGCAGCAGATACAACAAGGGATGCAACTAGAATAGTAGCTTGGCCAGCTGAGGCAACTTCGAAAGATGGATTGACAGAGTACGAAG GCGCAATGAAATTCAACGCTTTATTAGAATGGTTACAATTCCAATTATCTGGTgaaacatcaacatccaaTGACTCAGAACAAGTTCCTAAAAAACAGAGACCTTATGCTTATCCTACTGATGGAGACGCCGACGTACATAACAATGGTGATAACACTGAGGAACCAgcaaaagaggaaagatcAGTTAAAAGTGAAGCattaaaaagaaaagctaaattagatgaagctgaacgTAGggataaagaaagaagagaaaaagctcaagctaaattaaaagctaaatcgactgaacaatcaaatgagaatgataaagaagagCTCGGCGGTGGTGGAAGTTCAACTGTTGATGCACCTGATGCAGTTCCAGAAGAATCAGTTGGACAAGTCAAAGTATCTGGTGAAGCTGcgataaaagaagaagaagaagctgctggACCTGTTCCTGAATTATCTCCTTCTGTttcggatgatgatgacgttGTTGAAAAGACCAGTATACCTCATGAAGAGCTATAA